A part of Streptomyces sp. NBC_01235 genomic DNA contains:
- a CDS encoding alpha-galactosidase D, translating to MRSPSHSVLPARALRAALVLALAAGTAGLAPTAHAGTTTPALAAKPYMGWSSWSMQSSKYPGLNPDGDYSYLTEANVLKQTDALAAKLKKYGYTYVNIDAGWWRDQTWKPAFDQYARQKADPRRFPRGMKAVADHVHAKGLKAGIYLPVGLEKEAYADGRAPVWNADGCTTADLVYDDLRTTNGWDSAYKLDFSDPCAQKYIDSQAQLFADWGYDFLKLDGVGPGSFKSGDNYDNVADVAAWQKAIAATGRPIHLEVSWSLDIGHAADWKKYSNGRRIDTDVECYCNTLVSWENSVDDRFDDAPAWTRHAGPGGWNDLDSLDVGNGAMDGLTKAERQTYASLWAIAKSPLYTGDDLTRLDSYGLSLLTNREVIAVDQGDAPPARPLTPSDPQQVWAARNTDGTYTVALFNLADAPASVSADWTTLGFTGKAAVRDLWNHENLGTYKNRITQALPAHGSRLFTVTPHGSALERTVHEAEAPVNTLAGNASTADCSACSGGHKVGNLYLGGKLTFTDIVVDKPGTYQIEVAYISGDARSADVSANGGGATRHKFPSTGDWGTVDSVHVPVTLKAGANTITFDSGSGYAPDIDRIDVPKSS from the coding sequence ATGCGGTCACCCTCGCACTCCGTCCTGCCCGCACGCGCCCTGAGAGCGGCGCTCGTCCTCGCGCTCGCCGCGGGCACCGCCGGTCTCGCCCCCACCGCCCACGCCGGGACCACCACGCCCGCACTCGCCGCGAAGCCCTACATGGGCTGGTCGAGCTGGAGCATGCAGTCGTCCAAGTACCCGGGCCTCAACCCGGACGGCGACTACAGCTACCTCACCGAGGCGAACGTCCTGAAGCAGACCGACGCGCTGGCCGCGAAGCTGAAGAAGTACGGCTACACATACGTCAACATCGACGCCGGCTGGTGGCGCGACCAGACCTGGAAGCCGGCGTTCGACCAGTACGCCCGCCAGAAGGCCGACCCGCGGCGCTTCCCCCGGGGCATGAAGGCCGTCGCCGACCACGTCCACGCCAAGGGCCTCAAGGCCGGCATCTACCTGCCGGTCGGCCTGGAGAAGGAGGCCTACGCAGACGGAAGGGCCCCCGTCTGGAACGCCGACGGCTGCACCACCGCCGACCTCGTGTACGACGACCTGCGCACCACCAACGGCTGGGACAGCGCCTACAAGCTGGACTTCTCCGACCCCTGCGCACAGAAGTACATCGACTCCCAGGCCCAGCTGTTCGCCGACTGGGGCTACGACTTCCTCAAGCTGGACGGCGTCGGCCCGGGCTCCTTCAAGAGCGGCGACAACTACGACAACGTCGCCGACGTGGCCGCCTGGCAGAAGGCGATCGCCGCCACCGGACGCCCGATCCACCTGGAGGTCTCCTGGTCCCTCGACATCGGACACGCCGCCGACTGGAAGAAGTACTCCAACGGCCGGCGCATCGACACCGACGTCGAGTGCTACTGCAACACCCTGGTCTCCTGGGAGAACTCCGTCGACGACCGCTTCGACGACGCCCCCGCCTGGACCCGGCACGCCGGCCCCGGCGGCTGGAACGACCTCGACTCCCTCGACGTCGGCAACGGCGCGATGGACGGCCTGACCAAGGCCGAGCGGCAGACCTACGCCAGCCTGTGGGCCATCGCCAAGTCCCCGCTCTACACCGGCGACGACCTCACCCGCCTGGACTCCTACGGCCTGTCCCTGCTCACCAACCGCGAGGTCATCGCCGTCGACCAGGGCGACGCACCGCCCGCCCGCCCGCTCACCCCGTCCGACCCCCAGCAGGTGTGGGCCGCGCGGAACACCGACGGCACGTACACCGTCGCCCTGTTCAACCTGGCGGACGCGCCGGCCTCGGTGAGCGCCGACTGGACGACCCTCGGCTTCACCGGCAAGGCCGCCGTCCGCGACCTGTGGAACCACGAGAACCTCGGCACGTACAAGAACAGGATCACCCAGGCACTGCCCGCCCACGGCTCCCGCCTGTTCACCGTCACCCCGCACGGCAGCGCACTGGAGCGGACCGTTCATGAGGCCGAGGCCCCCGTCAACACCCTCGCCGGCAACGCCTCCACCGCCGACTGCTCCGCCTGCTCCGGCGGCCACAAGGTCGGCAACCTCTACCTCGGCGGCAAGCTCACCTTCACCGACATCGTCGTCGACAAGCCCGGCACCTACCAGATCGAGGTCGCCTACATCAGCGGTGACGCCCGCTCGGCCGACGTCTCCGCCAACGGAGGCGGTGCCACCCGCCACAAGTTCCCCTCCACCGGCGACTGGGGGACCGTCGACAGCGTCCACGTGCCGGTGACGCTGAAGGCGGGCGCCAACACGATCACTTTCGACAGCGGTTCGGGCTACGCGCCGGACATCGACCGGATCGACGTACCCAAGTCCTCCTGA
- the gap gene encoding type I glyceraldehyde-3-phosphate dehydrogenase: MTRIAINGFGRIGRNVLRALLERDSDLEIVAVNDLTEPAALARLLAFDSTAGRLGRPVTVDGDTLVVDGRRIKVLAEREPAQLPWAELGVDLVLEATGRFTSAKAARAHLDAGARKVLVSAPSDGADVTLAYGVNTDAYDPDLHTIVSNASCTTNALAPLAAVLDDLAGIEHGFMTTVHAYTQEQNLQDGPHRDPRRARAAGVNVVPTTTGAAKAIGLVLPNLDGKLSGDSIRVPVPVGSIVELNTTVAREVTRDDILAAYRTAAEGPLAGVLEYSEDALVSSDIVGNPASSIFDSALTRVDGRHVKVVAWYDNEWGFSHRVIDTLELLAAR, translated from the coding sequence ATGACTCGCATCGCCATCAACGGATTCGGCCGCATCGGACGCAACGTGCTGCGCGCACTCCTCGAGCGCGACAGCGACCTCGAGATCGTCGCCGTCAACGACCTCACGGAGCCCGCGGCCCTCGCGCGGCTGCTCGCCTTCGACTCGACGGCCGGCCGGCTGGGCCGCCCGGTCACCGTCGACGGCGACACGCTCGTCGTCGACGGCCGCCGCATCAAGGTGCTCGCCGAGCGCGAACCGGCGCAGCTGCCGTGGGCCGAACTCGGCGTCGACCTCGTGCTGGAGGCGACCGGCCGCTTCACCTCGGCCAAGGCCGCCCGCGCCCACCTCGACGCGGGCGCGCGGAAGGTGCTCGTCAGCGCGCCCTCGGACGGCGCCGACGTCACCCTCGCCTACGGCGTCAACACCGACGCCTACGACCCGGACCTGCACACGATCGTCTCGAACGCCTCGTGCACGACCAACGCGCTCGCCCCGCTGGCCGCGGTCCTCGACGACCTCGCCGGCATCGAGCACGGCTTCATGACGACCGTGCACGCCTACACGCAGGAGCAGAACCTGCAGGACGGCCCGCACCGCGACCCGCGCCGCGCCCGTGCCGCCGGTGTCAACGTCGTGCCGACCACGACCGGCGCCGCCAAGGCGATCGGCCTCGTGCTGCCGAACCTCGACGGCAAGCTGTCCGGCGACTCGATCCGGGTGCCCGTGCCGGTGGGCTCGATCGTCGAGCTCAACACGACCGTCGCCCGCGAGGTGACGCGCGACGACATCCTGGCGGCGTACCGCACCGCCGCCGAGGGGCCGCTCGCCGGAGTCCTCGAGTACTCGGAGGACGCGCTCGTGTCGTCCGACATCGTCGGCAACCCGGCCTCGTCGATCTTCGACTCGGCCCTCACCCGCGTCGACGGCCGCCACGTCAAGGTGGTCGCCTGGTACGACAACGAGTGGGGCTTCTCCCACCGCGTGATCGACACGCTCGAACTCCTCGCCGCACGCTGA
- a CDS encoding S1 family peptidase yields the protein MRRTRLKHVCLAALLTLAGLGGAGTLPAAASGGEATAAPASASSTAPASAALLHAMRQEFGLTEEQAAARLDAERAATALEPKARRTAGAAYAGSWFDASDGRLTVAVTSQAPQSTRAALRADGAAVRVVEHSARVLESAKSRIDRLSAPSGVGSWHVDPAANTVVVTVVRDRHSDNDVQRFLAQARATGPVTVETVASTPRTLVAGTVGGDPYYTGNVRCSIGFSVYGGFVTAGHCGQAGAGVSGWDGSYIGNFQGSSFPDNDYAWVNVGSGWWTVPVVLGWGTVSDQLVRGSAEAPVGASVCRSGSTTHWHCGTVLAKNETVNYSQGAVHQMTKTNVCAEGGDSGGSFISGDQAQGVTSGGWGNCSSGGETWFQPVNEILNRYGLTLPTY from the coding sequence ATGAGACGCACAAGGCTCAAGCACGTCTGCCTGGCCGCATTACTGACGCTGGCCGGGCTCGGCGGCGCGGGCACACTTCCCGCCGCGGCGAGCGGCGGCGAGGCCACAGCGGCCCCCGCCTCCGCTTCGAGCACCGCCCCCGCCTCCGCCGCGCTGCTGCACGCCATGCGGCAGGAGTTCGGGCTGACCGAGGAGCAGGCCGCGGCCCGGCTGGACGCCGAGCGGGCCGCCACCGCGCTCGAACCGAAGGCGCGCCGCACGGCGGGAGCCGCGTACGCGGGGTCCTGGTTCGACGCCTCCGACGGCCGTCTGACGGTGGCCGTGACCTCGCAGGCCCCGCAGTCGACACGCGCGGCGCTGCGCGCCGACGGAGCCGCTGTCCGGGTCGTCGAGCACAGCGCGCGGGTGCTGGAATCGGCGAAGTCGCGCATCGACCGGCTCTCCGCCCCCTCGGGGGTGGGGAGTTGGCACGTCGACCCGGCGGCGAACACCGTCGTCGTCACGGTCGTCCGCGACCGGCACTCCGACAACGACGTCCAGCGGTTCCTGGCGCAGGCTCGCGCCACCGGCCCCGTCACCGTCGAGACCGTCGCCTCAACCCCGCGCACCCTTGTGGCGGGCACGGTGGGCGGCGACCCCTACTACACGGGCAACGTGCGCTGTTCCATCGGCTTCTCGGTGTACGGCGGGTTCGTCACCGCCGGCCACTGCGGCCAGGCCGGCGCGGGCGTCTCGGGGTGGGACGGCTCCTACATCGGTAACTTCCAGGGCTCCTCGTTCCCCGACAACGACTACGCGTGGGTGAACGTGGGCAGCGGCTGGTGGACCGTTCCGGTAGTGCTCGGCTGGGGCACGGTCTCCGACCAACTGGTGCGCGGCTCGGCCGAGGCCCCCGTGGGCGCCTCCGTCTGCCGGTCCGGGTCGACCACACACTGGCACTGCGGCACCGTGCTGGCGAAGAACGAGACCGTCAACTACAGCCAGGGCGCGGTGCACCAGATGACGAAGACGAACGTCTGCGCCGAAGGGGGCGACTCCGGCGGCTCGTTCATCAGCGGCGACCAGGCGCAGGGCGTCACCTCCGGCGGCTGGGGCAACTGCTCCTCCGGCGGCGAGACATGGTTCCAGCCGGTGAACGAGATCCTCAACCGCTACGGCCTCACCCTGCCCACGTACTGA
- a CDS encoding SGNH/GDSL hydrolase family protein, with amino-acid sequence MQSDVRAGRLVGRRRKGVTFLAALGGCALVAASAVPAAAHGAGGRIRYVALGDSYTSGPFIPRQVDANCARSDHNYPSIVAGQLRASVFKDVSCSGATTENMWKPQGTNGPQLDAVSRNSDLVTVQIGGNDVGFGSIIGTCVQLAPQDPTGNPCQRHYGASGVDQLTVEIAKTAPKVARVLEAVHDRAPHARVLVVGYPDLLPDDGSGCAPSVPFATRDFPYLRDTGKRINLMLRLVARWNHAEYVDTYGPTIGHDMCKPPAERWIEPLQPASPAAPAHPNAKGEEAMASAVLERLTHGQRGR; translated from the coding sequence ATGCAGAGTGACGTACGCGCGGGGAGACTGGTCGGCCGCCGTCGAAAAGGCGTCACTTTCCTGGCCGCGCTGGGAGGTTGTGCCCTCGTCGCCGCTTCGGCCGTGCCCGCCGCGGCGCACGGCGCGGGCGGCCGAATCCGGTACGTGGCGCTCGGCGACTCCTACACCTCCGGCCCCTTCATCCCTCGGCAGGTCGACGCCAACTGCGCCCGCTCCGACCACAACTACCCGTCGATCGTGGCCGGTCAGCTACGGGCGAGCGTGTTCAAGGACGTCAGCTGCAGCGGGGCGACGACCGAGAACATGTGGAAACCCCAGGGGACCAACGGTCCCCAGCTCGACGCGGTGAGCCGGAACAGCGACCTCGTGACCGTCCAGATAGGCGGCAACGACGTCGGCTTCGGCTCCATCATCGGCACCTGCGTCCAACTGGCCCCGCAGGACCCGACCGGCAATCCGTGCCAACGCCACTACGGCGCCTCGGGCGTCGACCAGCTCACGGTCGAGATCGCCAAGACCGCACCCAAGGTCGCGCGGGTGCTGGAAGCCGTACACGACAGGGCCCCGCACGCCCGGGTCCTCGTCGTCGGCTACCCGGACCTCCTGCCCGACGACGGCAGCGGCTGTGCGCCTTCGGTGCCGTTCGCGACGCGGGACTTTCCCTACCTGCGGGACACCGGCAAGCGCATCAACCTGATGCTGCGTCTGGTGGCACGCTGGAACCACGCCGAGTACGTCGACACCTACGGTCCGACCATCGGCCACGACATGTGCAAGCCCCCGGCCGAACGGTGGATCGAGCCGTTGCAGCCCGCCTCACCGGCCGCTCCCGCGCACCCCAACGCCAAGGGCGAGGAAGCGATGGCAAGTGCGGTGCTGGAGCGCCTGACCCACGGGCAGCGCGGCCGCTGA
- a CDS encoding GlxA family transcriptional regulator: protein MSTSRLQRVAVLVLEGAKPLDVGIPAQVFTTRASMPYEVRVCGAAPGLVTGGDGLSYHVAHGLEALGWADVVFIPGYRFPDRDDPPQAVVGALLGAHARGARLAAISTGAFALAATGLLDGRRATTHWHYSRALASKHPLVKVDENVLFVDEGSVLTSAGAASGIDLCLHILRRDLGVAASNHAARRLVAAPYRSGGQAQYVPRSVPEPLGEKFAATREWALHRLDEPLTLETLARHAAVSERTFSRRFVEDTGYTPMQWVMRARIDMARELLERSERGVEQIANDVGLGTGANLRMHFQQILGTTPSEYRRTFTRGE from the coding sequence GTGTCGACCTCCCGCCTCCAACGTGTCGCCGTCCTTGTGCTCGAAGGGGCGAAGCCGCTCGATGTCGGCATCCCCGCGCAGGTGTTCACGACCCGCGCGAGCATGCCCTACGAGGTACGGGTGTGCGGCGCGGCGCCCGGTCTGGTGACCGGCGGCGACGGACTGTCGTACCACGTGGCCCACGGCCTGGAGGCGCTCGGCTGGGCCGACGTCGTCTTCATCCCCGGCTACCGTTTCCCCGACCGCGACGACCCGCCGCAGGCCGTCGTCGGCGCGCTGCTCGGCGCCCATGCCCGGGGCGCCCGGCTGGCCGCCATCTCGACGGGGGCCTTCGCGCTCGCCGCCACGGGCCTGCTCGACGGCAGGCGGGCCACCACGCACTGGCACTACTCCCGGGCGCTGGCGTCGAAGCATCCGCTCGTCAAGGTCGACGAGAACGTCCTGTTCGTCGACGAGGGCAGCGTGCTGACCTCGGCCGGCGCCGCCTCCGGCATCGACCTGTGCCTGCACATCCTGCGCCGCGACCTCGGGGTGGCCGCCTCCAACCACGCGGCCCGCCGCCTGGTCGCGGCCCCCTACCGCAGCGGCGGCCAGGCCCAGTACGTGCCGCGCAGCGTGCCGGAGCCCCTGGGCGAGAAGTTCGCGGCCACCCGCGAGTGGGCCCTGCACCGGCTCGACGAACCCCTCACCCTCGAGACGCTGGCCCGGCACGCGGCGGTCTCGGAACGCACCTTCTCGCGACGCTTCGTCGAGGACACCGGGTACACGCCGATGCAGTGGGTCATGCGCGCCCGCATCGACATGGCCCGTGAGCTGCTCGAGCGCTCCGAGCGCGGCGTCGAGCAGATCGCGAACGACGTCGGGCTCGGCACGGGCGCGAATCTGCGGATGCATTTCCAGCAGATCCTCGGCACCACGCCGAGCGAGTACCGGCGCACCTTCACCCGGGGCGAGTAG
- a CDS encoding glycosyl hydrolase family 95 catalytic domain-containing protein, protein MNPRPTDPDRRALLTTGLTAAALAGLPAFTASAAPQRPTAAPPPTDATRHELWWQAPADDHSMIEQGLPVGNGRLGALASNDPGRELLLITDATMWTGGLNDRLDADGQFPYGRDDFGSFTLLARLTVDLPDHDLSAVNDYRRTLDLSEALVTTTYVRSGVTYRRQLFASRPDDVIVLHFTQSGGGRHTGSVTLDGTHGETPAGAESFGASFPGGLRYGAAVTAHGTGGRVRVRGTRIDFSDCTDLTVVVSGGTNYVPDARAKYRDPSLDPEELARTKVRAAAAHPAGTLLRTHVADHRALYGQLDVSLGTSTAEQRSLDTWERLKARARDRAPDPELDAAYLQFGRYLMISGSRGSLPLNLQGLWLDGNDPDWMADYHTDINVQMNYWMADRAGLSQCFDALTDYCLAQLPSWTALTRSLFNDPRNRYRNSTGENAGWTVAISTNPHGGMGWWWHPAGNAWLANTLWEHYEFTRSRTHLERIYPLLKGACAFWEARLLPTTLPGTTREVLVADGDWSPEHGPLDAQGITYAQELVWQLFGHYETAAGELDKDAAYADRIANLRERLYLPQVSPKTGWLEEWMSPDNLGETTHRHLSPLVGLFPGDRIRPDGSTPKETLDGATALLTARGMNSFGWANAWRALCWARLKNAENAYELIVTNLRPSTGGGNGTAFNLFDIYEAEQGRGIFQIDANFGTPAAMTEMLLYSRPGHLELLPALPDAWAASGHVTGLPARGGFVVDLRWRNGTPTSVRLHSVGGRTTTLAYAQTSRTVDLRPGESVTLKGFTR, encoded by the coding sequence ATGAACCCCCGCCCGACGGACCCCGACAGACGGGCCCTCCTCACCACCGGTCTCACCGCCGCCGCACTCGCCGGCCTGCCCGCCTTCACCGCCTCCGCCGCACCGCAGCGGCCCACCGCCGCACCGCCGCCCACCGACGCCACCCGCCACGAACTGTGGTGGCAGGCCCCCGCCGACGACCACTCCATGATCGAACAGGGACTGCCCGTCGGCAACGGCCGCCTGGGCGCCCTCGCGAGCAACGACCCCGGCCGTGAGCTCCTGCTGATCACCGACGCCACGATGTGGACCGGCGGCCTCAACGACCGACTGGACGCCGACGGCCAGTTCCCCTACGGCCGCGACGACTTCGGCTCCTTCACCCTCCTCGCCCGGCTCACCGTCGACCTCCCCGACCACGACCTGTCCGCCGTCAACGACTACCGTCGCACCCTCGACCTCTCCGAGGCCCTGGTCACGACGACGTACGTCCGCTCCGGGGTGACCTACCGGCGGCAGCTCTTCGCCAGCCGCCCCGACGACGTGATCGTCCTGCACTTCACCCAGAGCGGTGGCGGACGCCACACGGGATCCGTGACCCTGGACGGCACGCACGGCGAGACCCCCGCGGGAGCGGAGTCGTTCGGCGCGTCCTTCCCGGGCGGCCTGCGCTACGGCGCCGCCGTCACCGCCCACGGCACCGGCGGCCGGGTCCGGGTGCGCGGGACTCGGATCGACTTCTCGGACTGCACCGACCTCACCGTGGTCGTCAGCGGCGGCACCAACTACGTACCCGACGCCCGCGCGAAGTACCGCGACCCCTCCCTCGACCCGGAGGAACTGGCCCGCACGAAGGTGCGCGCGGCCGCCGCCCACCCGGCCGGCACGCTGCTGCGCACCCACGTCGCCGACCACCGCGCCCTCTACGGCCAACTGGACGTCTCACTCGGCACGTCGACCGCCGAGCAGCGCTCTCTGGACACCTGGGAACGCCTCAAGGCGCGCGCCCGCGACAGGGCACCGGACCCCGAACTCGATGCCGCCTACCTCCAGTTCGGCCGATACCTGATGATCTCCGGCTCCCGCGGCAGCCTCCCCCTCAACCTCCAGGGACTGTGGCTCGACGGCAACGACCCGGACTGGATGGCCGACTACCACACCGACATCAACGTCCAGATGAACTACTGGATGGCCGACCGTGCGGGCCTGTCCCAGTGTTTCGACGCCCTCACCGACTACTGCCTCGCCCAACTGCCCTCCTGGACCGCCCTCACCCGGTCCCTGTTCAACGATCCGCGCAACCGATACCGCAACTCCACCGGCGAGAACGCCGGTTGGACCGTCGCGATCTCCACCAACCCGCACGGAGGCATGGGCTGGTGGTGGCACCCCGCGGGCAACGCCTGGCTCGCCAACACCCTCTGGGAGCACTACGAGTTCACCCGTTCACGCACCCACCTGGAGCGCATCTACCCGCTGCTGAAAGGCGCCTGCGCGTTCTGGGAGGCACGGCTGCTGCCCACGACCCTCCCCGGAACCACCCGGGAGGTGCTCGTCGCCGACGGCGACTGGTCGCCCGAACACGGCCCGCTCGACGCACAGGGCATCACCTACGCCCAGGAACTGGTGTGGCAACTCTTCGGCCACTACGAAACCGCCGCGGGAGAACTGGACAAGGACGCCGCCTACGCGGACAGGATCGCGAACCTGCGTGAGCGGCTGTACCTGCCACAGGTGAGTCCGAAGACCGGCTGGCTGGAGGAGTGGATGTCACCCGACAACCTCGGCGAGACCACCCACCGGCACCTCTCCCCGCTCGTCGGCCTCTTCCCCGGCGACCGCATCCGCCCCGACGGCTCCACCCCCAAGGAGACCCTCGACGGCGCCACCGCTCTCCTCACCGCGCGCGGCATGAACAGCTTCGGCTGGGCGAACGCCTGGCGCGCCCTGTGCTGGGCCCGTCTGAAGAACGCGGAGAACGCGTACGAACTGATCGTGACCAACCTGCGCCCGTCGACCGGCGGCGGCAACGGCACCGCCTTCAACCTGTTCGACATCTACGAGGCCGAACAGGGCCGGGGCATCTTCCAGATCGACGCCAACTTCGGCACCCCCGCGGCGATGACGGAGATGCTCCTCTACTCCCGCCCCGGACACCTGGAACTCCTCCCCGCCCTCCCCGACGCCTGGGCGGCCTCCGGGCACGTCACCGGGCTGCCCGCGCGCGGCGGCTTCGTCGTCGACCTGCGGTGGCGCAACGGAACCCCCACCTCGGTACGGCTGCACAGCGTCGGCGGCCGGACCACGACACTGGCCTACGCGCAGACATCCCGGACGGTGGACCTGCGGCCGGGGGAGTCCGTCACGCTGAAGGGATTCACCCGATGA
- a CDS encoding ROK family transcriptional regulator, whose product MPPSPSPTPSHPAETFPAGTPAASQIFTTVLSQGPLTRLELARRAGLSAAAVTKAVRPLIESGYLLEDADTEARPVLGRPANLVRVEGGRALFLGLKLTGGEIIGVLTDLCCRILLARHVPLTDRAPQAVLASTAELVKELLTEADGYGVHVMGLGIAASGDVDRAEGVVRYSPFLDWRDVPLAELASTVTGLPVTVDNDVRALTVAEQWFGAGVGLSDFAVVTVGAGIGCGLVVHGRVVAGAHGVAGEIGHVTVDPSGPLCHCGNRGCVEAIAADPAIRARIRERTGIEVTDTAEAVALARGGDAEAREAYARAGEAIGRGIATVANLLGPQRVVISGEGLAAHDLFAEHIRSAFAAAAFGSAAQCDVQTRPLPFEEWARGAAATAIQSFITDPN is encoded by the coding sequence ATGCCCCCGTCGCCCTCACCCACCCCCTCGCACCCCGCGGAGACGTTCCCCGCCGGAACGCCGGCCGCTTCGCAGATCTTCACCACCGTCCTCTCCCAGGGCCCGCTCACCCGGCTGGAACTGGCCCGGCGGGCTGGTCTGTCCGCGGCGGCCGTCACGAAGGCGGTCCGGCCCCTGATCGAGTCGGGCTACCTGCTGGAGGACGCGGACACGGAGGCCCGTCCGGTCCTCGGGCGACCCGCGAACCTGGTGCGGGTCGAGGGCGGCCGTGCGCTGTTCCTGGGGCTCAAACTCACCGGCGGCGAGATCATCGGGGTGCTCACGGACCTGTGCTGCCGGATCCTGCTCGCCCGGCACGTGCCGCTGACCGACCGTGCCCCCCAAGCGGTCCTGGCCTCGACCGCGGAGCTCGTGAAGGAGCTGCTGACCGAGGCGGACGGCTACGGCGTACACGTCATGGGGCTCGGCATCGCGGCCTCCGGCGACGTGGACCGCGCCGAGGGCGTGGTGCGCTACTCACCGTTCCTGGACTGGCGCGACGTACCGCTCGCCGAACTCGCCTCCACCGTCACCGGCTTGCCCGTCACCGTCGACAACGACGTACGGGCCCTCACCGTCGCCGAGCAGTGGTTCGGCGCCGGAGTGGGCTTGTCGGACTTCGCCGTGGTGACCGTCGGCGCGGGCATCGGGTGCGGCCTGGTGGTGCACGGCCGGGTGGTCGCCGGGGCGCACGGCGTGGCCGGCGAGATCGGCCATGTCACCGTCGACCCCAGCGGGCCGCTCTGCCACTGCGGCAACCGCGGCTGCGTCGAGGCGATCGCCGCCGACCCGGCGATCCGCGCCCGGATCCGTGAACGGACCGGGATCGAGGTCACCGACACCGCCGAGGCCGTCGCCCTCGCGCGTGGGGGCGACGCCGAGGCGCGCGAGGCGTACGCGAGGGCGGGGGAGGCGATCGGCCGGGGCATCGCCACCGTGGCCAACCTGCTCGGCCCGCAGCGCGTGGTCATCTCCGGCGAGGGTCTTGCCGCCCACGACCTGTTCGCCGAGCACATCCGCAGCGCCTTCGCGGCGGCCGCGTTCGGCTCGGCCGCGCAGTGCGACGTGCAGACCCGCCCGCTGCCCTTCGAGGAGTGGGCGCGCGGCGCCGCGGCCACCGCCATCCAGTCCTTCATCACGGACCCGAACTGA
- a CDS encoding aminotransferase class V-fold PLP-dependent enzyme, whose amino-acid sequence MSEGEVVTVPRPLTLPDGRPAMAAWTLDSGLRHLNHGSFGAVPRVAQERQNALRAEMERAPVAWFPSLPGRMAATRAALAGHLRTDDTDLALVPNAGAGASVVFAALAARPGGDIVVTDHGYGAVTMGAQRLAGRWGTGVRTARVPLAADAEQAYQAVMAQVDDDVALIVLDQITSATARLMPVERVGAEAARRGVTLLVDGAHAPGLLAAPLDGLVCDAWVGNLHKWGCAPRGTAALVARGPLRTDLHPLIDSWGAAEPFPDRFDHQGTLDATGCLAAPTALDFIDDTWGWDTARRYMDELADYGAHVVAAAFGRTGTPADPVDVGMPVPGMRLVRLPEGLGTSRVAADALRDRATAELGVEAAFTSFDGRGHLRLSAHVYNIPEDYEYFAETCVPVVEKWARAAGESSVPA is encoded by the coding sequence ATGAGCGAGGGTGAAGTCGTCACCGTCCCCCGGCCGTTGACGCTGCCCGACGGGCGGCCCGCGATGGCCGCCTGGACGCTCGATTCCGGGCTGCGGCATCTCAACCACGGCTCGTTCGGCGCGGTCCCACGCGTGGCGCAGGAGCGGCAGAACGCTCTGCGCGCCGAGATGGAACGTGCCCCGGTCGCGTGGTTCCCGTCACTGCCGGGCCGGATGGCCGCGACCCGCGCGGCTCTCGCCGGTCACCTGCGGACCGACGACACGGACCTCGCCCTCGTGCCGAACGCCGGCGCCGGGGCCAGCGTCGTCTTCGCCGCGCTGGCCGCCCGGCCCGGCGGGGACATCGTGGTCACCGACCACGGCTACGGCGCCGTCACCATGGGCGCGCAGCGGCTCGCCGGCCGCTGGGGGACCGGCGTGCGCACCGCACGGGTTCCCCTGGCGGCCGACGCCGAGCAGGCGTACCAGGCGGTGATGGCGCAGGTGGACGACGACGTCGCCCTCATCGTCCTGGACCAGATCACCTCCGCGACGGCACGGCTGATGCCGGTCGAACGCGTCGGCGCCGAAGCCGCACGACGCGGGGTCACCCTGCTGGTCGACGGCGCGCACGCCCCCGGTCTGCTCGCCGCGCCGCTGGACGGACTGGTCTGCGACGCCTGGGTCGGCAACCTCCACAAGTGGGGGTGCGCCCCGCGCGGCACGGCGGCGCTCGTCGCCCGCGGCCCGCTGCGTACGGACCTTCACCCGCTGATCGACTCCTGGGGCGCCGCCGAACCCTTCCCGGACCGCTTCGACCATCAGGGCACCCTCGACGCCACGGGCTGTCTGGCCGCGCCCACGGCACTGGACTTCATCGACGACACCTGGGGCTGGGACACGGCCCGCCGGTACATGGACGAACTGGCGGACTACGGCGCCCACGTCGTCGCGGCCGCGTTCGGCCGGACCGGGACCCCGGCGGACCCCGTCGACGTCGGGATGCCCGTCCCCGGCATGCGCCTGGTCCGCCTACCGGAGGGCCTGGGCACGAGCAGGGTCGCGGCGGACGCCCTGCGCGACCGTGCGACCGCCGAACTGGGCGTGGAAGCCGCGTTCACCAGCTTCGACGGCCGTGGCCACCTCCGGCTGTCGGCCCACGTCTACAACATCCCCGAGGACTACGAGTACTTCGCCGAGACCTGCGTACCCGTCGTCGAGAAGTGGGCCCGCGCGGCGGGGGAGTCGTCGGTTCCCGCGTAG